The Lonchura striata isolate bLonStr1 chromosome 12, bLonStr1.mat, whole genome shotgun sequence genome includes a region encoding these proteins:
- the LRRN1 gene encoding leucine-rich repeat neuronal protein 1 gives MAKVRVVLTVCQLVLELLMNSLTESSIQSSECPQLCVCEIRPWFTPQSTYREATTVDCNDLRLTKIPSNLSSDTQVLLLQSNNIAKTTDELQQLFNLTELDFSQNNFTSIRDVGLSNLTQLTTLHLEENQITEMTDYCLQDLCNLQELYINHNQISSISANAFSGLKNLLRLHLNSNKLKVIDSRWFDSTPNLEILMIGENPVIGILDMNFKPLSNLRSLVLAGMYLTDIPGNALVGLDSLESLSFYDNKLVKVPQLALEKVPNLKFLDLNKNPIHKIQEGDFKNMLRLKELGINNMGELVSVDRYALDNLPELTKLEATNNPKLSYIHRLAFRNVPALESLMLNNNALNAVYQKTVESLPNLREISIHSNPLRCDCVIHWINSNKTNIRFMEPLSMFCAMPPEYRGQQVKEVLIQDSNEQCLPMISHETFPNHLNLDIGMTVFLDCRAMAEPEPEIYWVTPLGNKVTVESLSDKYRLSSEGTLEISNIQVEDSGRYTCVAQNIEGADTRVATIRVNGTLLDGTQVLKIYVKQAESHSILVSWKVNSNVMTSNLKWSSATMKIDNPHITYTARVPVDVHEYNLTHLQPSTDYEVCLTVSNIHQQTQRSCVNVTTKNAAFALDISDQETSTALAAVMGSMFAVISLASVSVYIAKRFKRKNYHHSLKKYMQKTSSIPLNELYPPLINLWEGDSEKDKDGTAETKPTQVDTSRSYYMW, from the coding sequence ATGGCAAAGGTTAGAGTTGTTTTAACTGTGTGCCAGTTGGTGCTAGAATTGTTAATGAATTCACTAACTGAGTCTTCCATACAGAGCAGTGAATGCCCACAGCTTTGTGTCTGTGAAATCAGGCCCTGGTTTACACCACAGTCAACCTACAGGGAAGCCACCACAGTTGACTGCAACGACCTCCGGTTaacaaaaatccccagcaaCCTCTCCAGTGACACCCAAGTCCTTCTGTTGCAAAGCAACAACATTGCAAAGACCACAGACGAACTCCAACAGCTCTTTAATTTAACAGAATTGGATTTTTCACAAAATAACTTCACAAGTATCAGAGATGTGGGGCTCTCCAACCTCACTCAGCTTACGACTTTGCACCTGGAGGAGAACCAGATCACAGAGATGACTGACTACTGCCTGCAAGACCTCTGCAATCTGCAGGAGCTCTACATAAATCACAACCAGatcagcagcatttctgcaaaCGCATTCTCTGGCCTGAAAAATCTTCTGAGATTACACCTCAACTCCAATAAATTAAAGGTTATTGACAGCCGTTGGTTTGATTCTACTCCCAACTTAGAAATTCTCATGATTGGAGAAAACCCAGTGATTGGAATACTTGATATGAATTTCAAACCACTCTCAAATTTAAGGAGTCTTGTTTTGGCAGGTATGTACCTCACAGACATTCCTGGCAATGCGTTGGTAGGCTTGGATAGTCTTGAAAGCCTTTCTTTTTATGACAACAAGTTGGTAAAAGTTCCTCAGCTTGCACTTGAGAAAGTTCCCAATTTAAAATTCCTGGATCTCAACAAAAACCCAATTCATAAAATTCAAGAAGGGGATTTTAAAAACATGCTCAGATTGAAAGAGCTTGGCATCAACAACATGGGAGAACTCGTGTCTGTCGATAGGTACGCGCTGGACAACCTGCCTGAGCTCACAAAGCTGGAAGCCACCAACAACCCAAAGCTGTCTTACATCCATCGCCTGGCGTTCCGCAACGTCCCTGCCCTGGAGAGCCTGATGCTCAACAACAATGCCTTGAATGCAGTCTACCAAAAGACAGTGGAATCCCTCCCAAACCTGCGTGAGATCAGCATCCACAGCAACCCGCTCAGGTGCGACTGCGTCATCCACTGGATCAACTCCAACAAAACCAACATCCGCTTCATGGAGCCTCTCTCCATGTTCTGTGCTATGCCTCCAGAGTACCGGGGGCAGCAGGTGAAGGAAGTGCTGATACAGGATTCAAACGAGCAATGTCTTCCAATGATCTCTCACGAGACCTTTCCCAACCACTTAAACCTGGACATCGGCATGACGGTGTTTTTAGATTGCCGGGCCATGGCGGAACCCGAGCCAGAAATCTACTGGGTCACCCCTCTGGGCAATAAAGTCACCGTGGAAAGCCTCTCTGACAAATACAGGCTGAGCAGTGAGGGCACCTTGGAAATCTCCAACATCCAGGTTGAGGACTCCGGGAGATACACCTGCGTCGCTCAGAACATAGAAGGGGCTGACACGAGGGTCGCCACCATCCGGGTGAACGGGACGCTCCTGGATGGCACCCAGGTGCTGAAGATCTACGTTAAACAAGCCGAGTCCCACTCCATCCTGGTTTCTTGGAAAGTCAACTCCAACGTCATGACATCCAACTTAAAATGGTCATCGGCCACCATGAAGATTGACAACCCTCACATCACCTACACCGCCAGGGTCCCGGTGGATGTCCACGAGTACAACCTCACACATTTACAGCCCTCTACAGATTACGAAGTGTGTCTGACAGTGTCCAACATCCATCAGCAAACGCAGAGATCCTGTGTCAACGTCACAACCAAAAACGCGGCTTTTGCGCTGGATATTTCCGACCAGGAGACCAGCACGGCCCTGGCAGCGGTGATGGGATCCATGTTTGCTGTCATCAGCCTCGCCTCCGTCTCTGTTTATATCGCAAAAAGGTTTAAGAGAAAAAACTACCACCACTCACTgaaaaaatatatgcaaaagACCTCTTCCATCCCCCTGAACGAGCTCTACCCTCCACTTATTAATCTCTGGGAAGGTGACAGTGAAAAAGACAAGGATGGCACTGCAGAGACCAAGCCGACCCAAGTCGACACATCCAGAAGCTATTACATGTGGTAA